A part of Aquibium oceanicum genomic DNA contains:
- a CDS encoding ABC transporter permease produces MLDKHQADESPQDRSEPPRRPTVERRAEGGQLSVSLGGPWLTRTVASVEPELRELEGETGAKSLVIDLSSVTRMDTAGAWVIKRLAAAHEKAGHDVEIREAGPTETILLAAVDDAIQQDIPPEETRRFGPVAMLEGIGRVVVQGGEEFLMAMHILGATVRGSQMKRGRGHGVNIAAIATQIDRMGIGAIPVVLLMSTIVGAIVAQQGAFQLRYFGAEIFVVDLVGILVLREMGVLLTAIMIAGRTGSAITAEIGSMKMREEVDALTVIGLNPIGVLVFPRLVALVIVLPCLTVASNVAAIIGAMGVGWVYSGITPEAFFDRMSAAVDYTSVLSGLIKAPFMALIIGIIGSVEGMKVGGSAESLGRHVTASVVKSIFVVIVVDGFFAIFYAAIDF; encoded by the coding sequence ATGTTGGACAAGCACCAGGCAGACGAAAGTCCGCAAGATCGATCCGAACCGCCCCGCCGGCCGACCGTCGAACGACGCGCGGAAGGCGGGCAGCTCAGCGTTTCGCTGGGCGGCCCGTGGCTCACGCGCACGGTGGCAAGCGTCGAGCCCGAATTGCGCGAGCTGGAAGGGGAGACTGGCGCCAAGTCGCTCGTCATCGACCTGTCCTCCGTGACCCGGATGGACACGGCCGGCGCTTGGGTCATCAAGCGGCTGGCGGCGGCGCACGAGAAAGCCGGGCACGACGTCGAGATTCGCGAGGCCGGACCTACGGAGACGATCCTGCTCGCCGCCGTCGACGACGCGATCCAGCAGGACATCCCACCGGAGGAGACCCGTCGGTTTGGACCGGTCGCGATGCTCGAGGGAATCGGGCGCGTCGTTGTCCAGGGCGGCGAGGAATTCCTGATGGCGATGCACATTCTCGGCGCCACGGTCCGCGGCTCCCAGATGAAGCGCGGACGCGGGCACGGCGTGAACATAGCCGCCATCGCCACCCAGATCGACCGGATGGGCATCGGTGCCATCCCGGTTGTCCTGTTGATGTCGACTATCGTCGGCGCCATCGTGGCGCAGCAGGGCGCCTTCCAGTTGCGCTATTTCGGTGCAGAGATCTTCGTCGTCGACCTGGTCGGCATCCTCGTCTTGCGCGAGATGGGCGTGCTCCTGACCGCGATCATGATCGCCGGTCGCACCGGCAGCGCCATCACCGCCGAGATCGGCTCGATGAAGATGCGCGAGGAAGTCGACGCCCTCACCGTGATCGGTCTAAACCCCATCGGGGTGCTTGTCTTTCCGCGGCTTGTCGCGCTCGTCATCGTCCTGCCGTGCCTCACGGTGGCGTCGAACGTCGCTGCGATCATCGGCGCCATGGGCGTGGGCTGGGTCTATTCCGGCATCACGCCGGAGGCCTTCTTCGACCGCATGAGTGCGGCGGTCGATTATACGAGTGTTCTGTCGGGCCTCATCAAAGCCCCATTCATGGCTTTGATCATCGGCATCATCGGATCGGTCGAGGGCATGAAGGTTGGCGGTAGCGCGGAATCCCTCGGACGACACGTTACCGCTTCGGTCGTGAAGTCCATCTTCGTCGTCATCGTCGTGGACGGGTTCTTCGCAATCTTCTACGCGGCGATCGATTTCTAG
- a CDS encoding MlaD family protein: protein MDTKANYVSVGLFTLVLVSALFAMIYWSFGINSSGDTTLLRVRIPGSAAGLGRGSAVLFNGIKVGDVRRVYIDVNNPTVAIADTEVDRLTPITASTRADIGLAGLTGQASIELKGGNPDEPNLLVTAEAENTIPEIEANPSAVTNLLQTAQDIFKRADSVLNTLEGFTTDVRGPMTSTAQNIEVFSQALSRNAEGVDKFLANFGELSETIGNVSGRLDSTLAAAENLLNSVDRDKVGEIVTNLETFTGRLQTASADLEGIMQNVDQTMVSVRGLAENAGGVVEKASGILDDVQAGVQTAAGSIERLSTSAAGTLTRADDVLTSAKTGIDTAVASVERLSTDASNTLKGVDEVLVTARSGVDTAVTSFNRLSTDASSTLGKVNGLLDTAQSSIDTAAGSVEQVARDASNSLTRVDEILAGVDPAKVDNVLTAFEGAATNARSATQDIAALAQKFSERSGDIEQIIANTRGITDNLGNASARVGGVIDKADSLLAGIDSQAVSTAVTDFQGAAASARKAANDVAALTERFSTRGDDIEQIITAARGMADNLNQASTRVDGVLAKVDALLQSVDAAKVNNALTSFETAAGDAQRAANDVAEFTDRFTARSDDVDAIVTDAKVIAENLRQASTRVEGVLVQAEQLLGSGEAEGLMADAGATLQSFRQVADTLNSRLGTILDGLGRFSGQGLRDVESLVRDSRRSINRIEETITEFERNPQRIITGGDGAVRQYDGRVRR from the coding sequence ATGGATACCAAAGCCAACTACGTCTCGGTCGGCCTCTTCACGCTGGTGCTGGTCTCCGCCCTGTTCGCGATGATCTACTGGAGCTTCGGCATCAACTCGAGCGGCGACACGACGTTGCTGCGGGTGCGCATCCCGGGATCTGCCGCCGGCCTCGGCCGCGGCAGCGCGGTGCTGTTCAACGGCATCAAGGTCGGCGACGTGCGCCGCGTGTACATCGACGTCAACAACCCGACCGTCGCGATCGCCGACACCGAGGTAGACCGCCTGACGCCGATCACCGCGTCCACCCGCGCCGACATCGGTCTGGCGGGCCTGACCGGCCAGGCGAGCATCGAGCTGAAGGGCGGCAATCCGGACGAGCCGAACCTGCTCGTCACCGCCGAGGCGGAGAACACCATCCCCGAGATCGAGGCCAACCCGTCCGCGGTCACCAACCTTCTGCAGACCGCGCAGGATATCTTCAAGCGCGCGGACTCCGTGCTCAACACTCTCGAAGGCTTCACCACGGACGTGCGCGGCCCCATGACCAGCACGGCCCAGAACATCGAGGTGTTCTCGCAGGCTCTGAGCCGCAACGCCGAAGGCGTCGACAAATTCCTCGCCAACTTCGGAGAACTCTCCGAGACGATCGGCAACGTCTCGGGGCGACTCGATTCGACGCTCGCTGCTGCCGAGAACCTGTTGAATTCCGTCGACCGCGACAAGGTGGGCGAGATCGTCACCAATCTCGAAACCTTCACCGGACGCCTCCAGACCGCCTCGGCCGATCTCGAAGGCATCATGCAGAACGTCGACCAGACCATGGTCTCGGTGAGGGGGCTGGCAGAGAACGCCGGCGGGGTCGTCGAGAAGGCGAGCGGCATCCTCGACGATGTGCAGGCGGGGGTGCAGACCGCAGCCGGTTCGATCGAGCGCCTTTCGACCAGCGCGGCGGGAACCCTGACGCGCGCCGACGACGTGCTCACCTCAGCAAAGACTGGCATCGATACCGCCGTCGCATCGGTGGAGCGCCTCTCCACCGACGCCTCGAACACGCTGAAAGGCGTTGACGAAGTCCTCGTGACGGCCCGCTCGGGCGTCGATACGGCGGTCACGTCGTTCAATCGCCTGTCGACCGATGCATCGAGCACGCTCGGCAAGGTGAACGGTCTTCTCGATACCGCCCAGTCGAGCATCGATACTGCGGCGGGTTCCGTCGAGCAGGTGGCGCGGGATGCCTCCAATTCTCTAACCAGGGTCGACGAAATCCTGGCGGGCGTCGATCCGGCCAAGGTGGACAACGTGTTGACCGCATTCGAGGGCGCCGCCACCAACGCGCGCTCCGCGACCCAGGACATCGCCGCCCTGGCGCAGAAGTTCAGCGAACGCTCCGGAGACATCGAGCAGATCATCGCCAACACGCGCGGCATCACCGACAATCTCGGCAATGCCTCAGCGCGCGTCGGCGGGGTGATCGACAAGGCCGATTCGCTGCTCGCCGGTATCGACTCGCAGGCCGTCAGCACGGCCGTGACCGACTTCCAGGGCGCGGCGGCGAGCGCGCGCAAGGCTGCGAACGACGTTGCGGCGCTGACCGAGCGGTTCTCGACGCGCGGCGACGACATCGAGCAGATCATTACCGCCGCGCGCGGCATGGCCGACAATCTGAACCAGGCCTCCACCCGCGTCGACGGCGTGCTGGCCAAGGTGGACGCGCTGCTCCAAAGCGTCGATGCCGCGAAAGTGAACAATGCGCTGACGAGCTTCGAGACGGCGGCCGGCGATGCCCAGCGCGCCGCAAACGACGTCGCCGAATTCACCGACCGCTTCACCGCGCGCTCCGACGACGTCGACGCCATCGTCACCGACGCCAAGGTGATTGCCGAGAACCTGCGCCAGGCGTCTACGCGCGTGGAAGGCGTCCTCGTGCAGGCCGAGCAACTGCTCGGCTCGGGCGAGGCTGAGGGCCTGATGGCCGACGCGGGCGCGACATTGCAGTCCTTCCGCCAGGTCGCCGACACGCTGAATTCCAGGCTGGGAACCATTCTGGACGGGCTCGGGCGATTCAGCGGCCAGGGATTGCGCGACGTCGAGTCGCTCGTCCGCGACAGTCGCCGCTCGATCAACCGCATCGAAGAGACGATCACCGAATTCGAGCGCAACCCGCAGCGCATCATCACGGGTGGCGACGGGGCCGTGCGGCAGTACGACGGCAGGGTGCGGCGTTGA
- a CDS encoding UDP-2,3-diacylglucosamine diphosphatase: MKDEPIRNFRTLFISDVHLGSKPAKAEFLIDFLRFHEAQKIFLVGDIVDGWRLRRSWHWPQAHNDVVQKLLRKARKGAEIVYIAGNHDEFLRGFQGVHFGGIVVADRVVHETADGRRFLVIHGDQFDSVVHNVRWLAYLGDKAYDAAIVVNRAIGLFRRAFGMPYWSFSSWAKVKVKRAVNFIGSFQNVVAEEARRSGVDGIICGHIHHATIETISGVEYINTGDWVESCTAVAERLDGTFEILTWAKVVHAEPEPASEPVLGLVRDRAVEAA, from the coding sequence ATGAAAGACGAGCCGATCCGCAATTTCCGCACGCTCTTCATATCGGACGTGCATCTCGGCTCGAAGCCCGCCAAGGCCGAGTTCCTGATCGATTTCCTGCGCTTTCACGAAGCGCAGAAGATATTTCTCGTTGGCGACATCGTCGACGGCTGGCGGCTGCGCCGCTCCTGGCACTGGCCGCAGGCCCACAACGACGTCGTCCAGAAGCTGCTGCGCAAGGCGCGCAAGGGTGCGGAGATCGTCTACATCGCCGGCAACCACGACGAGTTCCTGCGCGGCTTCCAGGGCGTGCATTTCGGCGGCATCGTCGTCGCGGATCGCGTGGTGCACGAGACCGCCGACGGGCGGCGCTTTCTCGTGATTCACGGCGACCAGTTCGACAGCGTCGTCCACAACGTGCGCTGGCTCGCTTATCTGGGCGACAAGGCCTACGACGCCGCGATCGTGGTCAACCGGGCGATCGGTCTATTCCGGCGCGCGTTCGGCATGCCCTATTGGTCGTTCTCGTCGTGGGCGAAGGTCAAGGTGAAGCGTGCCGTAAACTTCATCGGCTCGTTCCAGAACGTCGTGGCGGAAGAGGCGCGGCGGTCTGGCGTAGACGGCATCATCTGCGGCCACATTCACCACGCCACGATCGAGACCATCTCCGGCGTCGAATACATCAACACCGGCGACTGGGTGGAAAGCTGCACGGCGGTGGCCGAGCGCCTGGACGGCACGTTTGAGATCCTGACCTGGGCGAAGGTCGTCCATGCCGAGCCGGAGCCTGCTTCCGAGCCCGTCCTCGGGCTGGTTCGCGACAGGGCGGTGGAAGCGGCTTAG
- a CDS encoding fumarylacetoacetate hydrolase family protein — protein sequence MKLVRFGEPGNEKPGLVDADGVLRDASGVIDDYGPETLSPALKEKLSAVDPASLPKAPEGARIGSPVKRIGHFIAIGLNYADHAAETGAAIPNEPIVFSKAPSCLCGPNDDILMPKGSQKLDWEVELAIVIGERCDYVTEEEALSKVFGYALCNDVSERAYQAERGGQWIKGKSAPTFGPLGPWLVTADEVADPQNLSMFLDVNGERMQTGTTSTMIFPVAEIISYLSEFMVLEPGDVITTGTPPGVGLGKKPPIFLKVGDTMHLGIDGLGEQRQTVVGR from the coding sequence GTGAAACTGGTGCGTTTTGGTGAACCGGGCAACGAAAAACCCGGACTGGTCGACGCCGACGGCGTTTTGCGCGATGCCTCGGGCGTCATCGACGACTATGGGCCCGAGACGCTGTCGCCCGCGCTGAAGGAAAAGCTTTCGGCGGTAGATCCCGCGTCGCTCCCGAAGGCGCCGGAAGGCGCGCGCATCGGCTCGCCGGTGAAGCGCATCGGGCACTTCATCGCGATCGGCCTCAACTACGCCGACCACGCCGCCGAAACCGGCGCCGCGATCCCCAACGAGCCGATCGTGTTCTCGAAGGCGCCGAGTTGCCTGTGCGGCCCGAACGACGACATCCTGATGCCGAAGGGCTCGCAGAAGCTCGACTGGGAGGTCGAACTCGCCATCGTAATCGGCGAACGCTGCGACTACGTCACCGAGGAGGAGGCACTGTCGAAGGTGTTCGGGTACGCGCTCTGCAACGACGTCTCCGAGCGCGCCTACCAGGCCGAGCGCGGCGGCCAGTGGATCAAGGGCAAGAGCGCGCCGACCTTCGGCCCACTGGGCCCCTGGCTGGTCACAGCCGACGAGGTTGCCGACCCGCAGAACCTTTCCATGTTCCTCGATGTGAACGGCGAGCGCATGCAGACCGGCACCACTTCGACGATGATCTTCCCGGTCGCAGAGATCATATCCTATCTCTCCGAGTTCATGGTGCTGGAACCCGGCGACGTCATCACCACGGGCACCCCGCCCGGCGTCGGCCTCGGCAAGAAGCCGCCGATATTCCTCAAGGTCGGCGACACCATGCACCTCGGCATCGACGGCCTCGGCGAACAGCGTCAGACGGTGGTCGGACGCTAG
- the dgcA gene encoding N-acetyl-D-Glu racemase DgcA has translation MTNSLQLETERFPIAGSFRISRGSKTEAEVVICTIRQGDHSGRGECVPYGRYGETVANVLDAVEAVRGDIERGLSREELLSAMRPGAARNAVDCALWDLEAKSLGHNAHMRVCRVLPRPVVTAYTISLGDPEEMAGQARAAAERPLLKVKVGAANDAARIHAVASAAPNSRIILDANEGWTEDNIRENLMAAAQFHIALVEQPLPAGKDAILRDIPHPVPICADESVHTADSIPELTGLYDFVNIKLDKTGGLTAAMQLRDRARQAGFGIMVGCMVGTSLSMAPAVLLAQDADYVDLDGPLLLARDRSPALSYSGSLVSPPSPALWG, from the coding sequence ATGACTAATTCTCTGCAGCTCGAAACCGAACGGTTCCCGATAGCGGGAAGCTTTAGAATCTCGCGCGGTTCCAAGACCGAGGCGGAAGTCGTCATTTGCACGATCCGCCAGGGCGATCATTCCGGACGCGGCGAGTGCGTTCCCTACGGGCGCTACGGCGAGACGGTGGCGAACGTGCTCGACGCGGTCGAGGCGGTGCGCGGCGACATCGAACGCGGCCTGTCGCGCGAGGAACTCCTGTCGGCCATGCGCCCGGGCGCAGCCCGCAACGCCGTCGACTGCGCGCTGTGGGACCTGGAAGCAAAAAGCCTGGGCCACAATGCGCACATGCGCGTGTGCCGGGTGCTGCCGCGGCCGGTGGTCACTGCCTACACGATCTCCCTCGGCGATCCCGAAGAGATGGCGGGCCAAGCCCGCGCGGCAGCCGAACGCCCGCTGCTCAAGGTCAAGGTCGGCGCGGCGAACGACGCCGCCCGCATCCACGCGGTCGCAAGTGCGGCGCCGAACAGCCGCATTATCCTGGATGCGAACGAGGGCTGGACCGAGGACAATATCCGCGAGAATCTCATGGCCGCCGCGCAGTTCCACATCGCGCTGGTCGAGCAGCCGCTCCCGGCCGGAAAGGACGCGATTTTGCGCGACATCCCCCATCCTGTGCCGATCTGCGCTGACGAGAGTGTGCATACCGCCGACAGCATCCCGGAACTCACCGGGCTCTACGATTTCGTCAACATCAAGCTGGACAAGACCGGCGGCCTGACCGCCGCCATGCAGCTGCGCGACCGGGCGCGACAGGCCGGCTTCGGTATCATGGTGGGCTGCATGGTCGGCACGTCCCTGTCGATGGCGCCTGCCGTGCTCCTGGCGCAGGACGCGGACTACGTCGATCTCGACGGGCCGCTGCTTCTCGCGCGCGACCGCTCGCCCGCGCTTTCCTATTCCGGTTCGCTGGTGTCACCGCCCTCGCCCGCCCTCTGGGGTTAG
- a CDS encoding YARHG domain-containing protein yields MRLFLAILTGLALTGGATAGCYEGVGCTDVNQFTKANLRQLSCENLWYVRNSIFAENGYCFRTKRAQSYFDNAGCWVSDQAQVKLSLIERQNVGSIVQVEGERGCPK; encoded by the coding sequence ATGCGTCTCTTTCTCGCCATCCTGACGGGCCTCGCGCTGACCGGTGGAGCCACTGCTGGCTGCTATGAAGGAGTTGGGTGCACCGACGTGAACCAGTTCACGAAGGCCAACCTGCGGCAACTTTCCTGCGAGAACCTGTGGTACGTGCGCAATTCGATCTTTGCCGAAAACGGCTACTGCTTCAGGACGAAGCGAGCGCAATCCTATTTCGACAACGCCGGCTGCTGGGTATCCGACCAGGCGCAGGTGAAGCTCTCGCTCATCGAAAGGCAGAACGTCGGCAGCATCGTGCAGGTCGAAGGCGAACGAGGCTGCCCGAAATGA
- a CDS encoding ABC transporter ATP-binding protein gives MATSMDTGAPDGTDHDIVLSVRGVKVAFGEQVVLDGLDLDVYRGEILGFVGASGAGKSVLLRTVLGLNKKQAGTIRLFGVDLDNVTDQERVSLDMRMGMLFQHGALFSGLTVIENIQVPMREYLDLPKPLMNELARLKIELVGLPANAASKYPSQLSGGMIKRAALARALSLDPAIVFLDEPTSGLDPIGAAEFDELVAKLRDTMGLTVYMVTHDLDSLFSVCDRVAVLGQKRVLVEGPVSYMLTVEEPWVKSYFRGKRARQIDPAAHTKNHTAGAAS, from the coding sequence ATGGCAACCAGCATGGACACAGGCGCGCCTGACGGCACGGACCACGACATCGTCCTTTCGGTACGCGGCGTCAAAGTAGCCTTCGGAGAGCAGGTAGTGCTCGACGGACTGGACCTCGACGTCTATCGCGGCGAGATCCTCGGCTTCGTCGGCGCGTCGGGAGCCGGCAAGTCGGTGCTGCTGCGCACGGTCCTCGGGCTGAACAAGAAGCAGGCCGGGACGATACGCCTCTTCGGCGTCGACCTCGACAACGTCACCGATCAGGAGCGGGTCAGCCTCGACATGCGCATGGGCATGCTGTTCCAGCACGGAGCGCTGTTTTCCGGCCTCACCGTCATCGAGAACATCCAGGTTCCGATGCGCGAATATCTCGACCTGCCGAAGCCACTGATGAACGAACTGGCGCGCCTGAAGATCGAGCTCGTCGGACTGCCGGCGAATGCGGCGTCGAAGTATCCCTCGCAGCTGTCTGGCGGCATGATCAAGCGCGCGGCACTCGCCCGTGCGCTTTCGCTCGATCCCGCCATCGTCTTCCTCGACGAACCGACCTCCGGCCTCGACCCGATCGGCGCGGCTGAGTTCGACGAACTCGTCGCCAAGCTGCGCGACACGATGGGCCTCACCGTCTACATGGTGACCCACGACCTCGACAGCCTGTTCTCGGTCTGCGACCGCGTCGCGGTGCTGGGCCAGAAGCGGGTCCTTGTCGAAGGGCCGGTGAGCTATATGCTCACAGTCGAGGAACCGTGGGTCAAATCCTACTTCCGGGGCAAGAGAGCGCGGCAGATCGATCCGGCCGCCCATACGAAGAATCACACGGCCGGAGCGGCAAGCTGA
- a CDS encoding MFS transporter — translation MSLPPLTPEQSVKPPHFEARMSLLFAAIFVPMGFHLPYFPLWLEERGFDAAQVGLILSAPIFVRLMAVPAITAFADRAPDRAYVLIALAAAALVASLGYFLPVGPVFVLSISLILSVVWSPHSPLADSLALSGVRRYGSDYSRLRIWGTASFLAANLAGGAVLARFDAGVFPWLFSGGLAGIVVAALFAPRLGRPRRPSQLPTDLPDARRVLSDPYFLTIAFGCGSVIASHGFFYAFGSIYWKSLGIASDTVGFLWALMVLAEMFLFFVFRRLFSGFGVPAILAVCAGAAVVRWVAMPLVWPLGLGLAGFGVVQALHAFSTGLTMLGLQKMIAETIPEERTGAAQGIAFAANSGGMAVVTLASGPLYAYAGAVGFLAMAALSSVGLVLALAAYRLTPEGGRGR, via the coding sequence ATGTCCCTTCCTCCGCTGACGCCCGAACAATCGGTCAAGCCGCCGCATTTCGAGGCGCGCATGTCGCTGCTGTTCGCCGCGATCTTCGTGCCGATGGGATTCCACCTTCCGTACTTTCCGCTGTGGTTGGAGGAGCGCGGCTTCGATGCGGCGCAGGTGGGACTGATCCTGTCGGCGCCCATCTTCGTGCGCCTCATGGCGGTGCCGGCGATCACCGCATTCGCCGACCGCGCGCCCGACCGTGCCTATGTGCTGATCGCGCTCGCAGCTGCCGCCCTGGTGGCCTCGCTCGGCTATTTCCTGCCGGTAGGTCCGGTATTCGTACTGTCGATCTCGTTGATCCTCTCTGTCGTGTGGTCGCCGCATTCTCCGCTTGCCGATTCGCTCGCACTTTCGGGCGTGCGCCGCTACGGGTCCGATTATTCCCGCCTGCGCATCTGGGGCACGGCCTCCTTCCTGGCGGCCAATCTCGCGGGCGGCGCGGTGCTGGCGCGCTTTGACGCCGGCGTCTTCCCGTGGCTCTTCAGCGGCGGTCTCGCCGGGATCGTCGTGGCCGCGCTCTTCGCGCCCCGGCTGGGTCGTCCGCGGCGGCCGTCGCAACTCCCCACCGATCTGCCGGATGCCCGGCGCGTACTCTCCGATCCGTATTTCCTGACCATCGCTTTCGGTTGCGGCTCTGTCATCGCCAGTCACGGCTTCTTCTACGCTTTCGGTTCGATCTACTGGAAATCCCTGGGGATCGCGTCCGACACCGTCGGGTTCCTGTGGGCGTTGATGGTGCTCGCGGAGATGTTCCTATTTTTCGTCTTCCGCCGGCTCTTTTCGGGGTTCGGCGTGCCTGCGATCCTCGCCGTCTGCGCCGGTGCCGCGGTGGTCAGATGGGTGGCGATGCCTCTGGTGTGGCCGCTCGGTCTCGGCCTTGCCGGGTTCGGCGTCGTGCAGGCCCTCCACGCGTTCTCGACCGGCCTGACGATGCTGGGGCTCCAGAAGATGATCGCCGAGACGATACCCGAGGAGCGTACCGGAGCCGCGCAAGGCATTGCGTTCGCAGCCAACAGCGGCGGCATGGCCGTGGTCACCCTCGCGTCGGGACCGCTCTATGCATATGCCGGCGCCGTCGGCTTCCTGGCGATGGCGGCGCTCTCGTCGGTCGGGCTTGTCTTGGCTTTGGCCGCTTACCGGCTAACCCCAGAGGGCGGGCGAGGGCGGTGA
- a CDS encoding SDR family oxidoreductase, producing MDLGIRGRRAIVCASSKGLGRACAMALAEAGCDVVVNGRNTEVLARTAAEIRERFGVTVEEVAADVSTPEGQKALLTACPAPDILVNNNGGPPLKDFRQLDRAAMLEGVAQNMVTPIELIQAVIDGMAERGFGRIVNITSLSVYQPIPGLDLSSGARAGLTAFLAGVARTVAGKNVTINNVLPGKFDTDRIRKTIVFAAEKSGVSETEQAERTANEIPAGRLGRPEEFGQACAFLCSQNSGYITGQNLVLDGGLFNSAF from the coding sequence ATGGATCTCGGCATCAGGGGACGCAGGGCGATCGTGTGCGCGTCGAGCAAGGGGCTCGGACGCGCCTGCGCCATGGCGCTCGCGGAGGCCGGATGCGACGTCGTGGTCAACGGCCGCAACACCGAGGTGCTCGCCCGGACCGCGGCGGAGATCCGCGAGCGGTTTGGCGTGACGGTCGAGGAGGTCGCGGCGGACGTTTCGACGCCGGAAGGCCAGAAGGCGCTGCTCACCGCCTGTCCCGCGCCCGACATCCTCGTCAACAACAATGGCGGTCCTCCGCTGAAGGATTTCCGCCAGCTCGACCGCGCGGCGATGCTGGAAGGCGTCGCCCAGAACATGGTTACCCCGATCGAGCTGATCCAGGCGGTCATCGACGGCATGGCCGAGCGTGGCTTCGGCCGGATCGTCAACATCACCTCGCTGTCGGTCTACCAGCCGATCCCAGGCCTCGATCTCTCGTCCGGCGCGCGGGCCGGCCTGACGGCCTTCCTCGCCGGCGTGGCGCGCACGGTCGCCGGCAAGAACGTCACCATCAACAACGTCCTGCCCGGCAAGTTCGATACCGACCGCATCCGCAAGACCATCGTCTTCGCGGCTGAGAAATCCGGAGTCAGCGAGACCGAACAGGCCGAGCGCACGGCGAACGAAATCCCTGCTGGCCGGCTCGGCCGGCCCGAGGAGTTCGGCCAGGCCTGCGCGTTCCTGTGTTCGCAGAATTCGGGGTACATCACCGGGCAGAACCTCGTTCTCGACGGCGGGCTGTTCAACAGCGCCTTTTGA
- a CDS encoding aromatic ring-hydroxylating oxygenase subunit alpha, which yields MNVHPSAEPSWNGLAESRPTLDSRAYYGTEEYDRDLRDIWYRNWVYACRSSELAEPRDFRLFRLGDQEILLLRGEDGDLRAFHNTCRHRGSALKSEDSGRLKSRLIVCPYHAWSYSLNGDLVRVPSKSCPAGFEKGDHPLYRVAVAEWRGFVFVNLGAEPGASLDGSFDVDPRVLADWPLDTMTSAHVFRKTMNCNWKIFWENYNECLHCPGVHPELSALVPIYGRGLMDRHDDPDWAAHADDPAPEFSGTLRNGAETWSSDGSAHGRAFQGLGDRERAAGQTYVTHLPSLFVVGHVDYVRAVSLRPLSPTQTELTAEWFFTPDTLPPTAEELDNIVSFGRLVLGQDAAICEVNQRGLASNRHQRGVLMPEEYEIARFHDWVRAQSR from the coding sequence ATGAACGTCCATCCCTCTGCCGAGCCTTCCTGGAACGGCCTTGCCGAGAGCCGGCCGACGCTCGACAGCCGGGCCTATTACGGCACCGAGGAATATGACCGCGACCTCAGGGATATCTGGTATCGGAACTGGGTCTACGCCTGCCGGTCGAGCGAGTTGGCCGAGCCGCGCGATTTCCGGCTGTTCCGGCTCGGCGACCAGGAAATCCTCCTGCTGCGCGGCGAGGACGGAGACCTGCGCGCCTTTCACAACACCTGCCGGCATCGCGGTTCGGCGCTGAAATCGGAGGACAGCGGGCGGCTGAAGTCGCGGCTGATCGTGTGCCCCTATCACGCCTGGTCCTATTCGCTGAACGGCGATCTGGTGCGCGTGCCTTCCAAGTCCTGTCCCGCCGGTTTCGAGAAGGGCGACCATCCGCTCTACCGCGTGGCCGTCGCCGAATGGCGCGGCTTCGTCTTCGTCAACCTCGGCGCGGAACCGGGCGCTTCGCTGGACGGAAGTTTCGATGTCGATCCGCGGGTGCTAGCGGACTGGCCGCTCGACACGATGACCAGCGCGCACGTCTTCCGCAAGACGATGAACTGCAACTGGAAAATCTTCTGGGAAAACTACAACGAGTGCCTGCACTGCCCGGGCGTCCATCCCGAGCTTTCGGCGCTCGTCCCGATCTACGGACGCGGTCTGATGGACCGGCACGACGACCCGGACTGGGCGGCACACGCGGACGATCCCGCGCCGGAATTCTCCGGCACGCTGCGAAACGGCGCGGAAACCTGGTCGAGCGACGGCAGCGCGCATGGCCGCGCCTTTCAGGGTCTCGGCGACCGCGAGCGCGCAGCGGGCCAGACATACGTGACCCACCTGCCCTCGCTCTTCGTCGTCGGCCATGTCGACTACGTCCGCGCGGTCAGCCTGAGGCCTCTGTCGCCGACGCAGACGGAACTGACGGCGGAATGGTTCTTCACGCCCGACACCCTGCCCCCGACCGCCGAGGAACTGGACAACATCGTATCCTTCGGCCGCCTGGTGCTCGGGCAGGATGCGGCCATCTGCGAGGTGAACCAGCGGGGCCTCGCCTCCAATCGCCACCAACGCGGCGTGCTGATGCCGGAGGAATACGAGATCGCACGGTTTCACGACTGGGTGCGCGCGCAGAGCCGCTGA